The following proteins are co-located in the Streptomyces sp. NBC_00435 genome:
- a CDS encoding beta-ketoacyl-[acyl-carrier-protein] synthase family protein, translating into MRSGLREQYDVWVTGIGLVTPLGLGVPAFTDGLAAGRSGLRRLEGERWAATGADVAGIAPDVSAEGLLPRSEARSVDRFVLMALAAADEALGDSRLTVGQDVAPERVAVVVSTGAGGLSTYEEQAVARAARGRAAVSPYLLPGMLPNMAAARIAIRHGIRGLSSSIATACAAGAMSVAEGLRLIREGTADVVVCGGTDTALAPSVATSFAGARALARAGTGDPAAASRPFDLDRGGFVLAEGAGILVLERAAHARARSARSYGRVLGWGATSDAHHPTSPRPDGSGAAAAVRLALTDAGLAPRDIGYVNAHGTGTKVGDLAEAHAIRSVFGDDGPPVSSVKGAIGHLLGAAGAVEAAATVLALHHGSLPATANLDRPDPQCALDHVRGAPRAATPEAAVSNSFAFGGHNVSLVFGRSEGAG; encoded by the coding sequence GTGAGGAGCGGACTGCGCGAGCAGTACGACGTCTGGGTCACCGGGATCGGACTGGTCACCCCGCTGGGGCTCGGTGTGCCCGCCTTCACCGACGGGCTCGCCGCCGGACGTTCGGGGCTGCGCCGCCTGGAAGGGGAGCGGTGGGCCGCGACCGGCGCCGACGTGGCCGGCATCGCCCCCGACGTGTCCGCCGAAGGGCTGCTGCCGCGCTCCGAGGCCCGCTCCGTCGACCGGTTCGTCCTGATGGCACTGGCCGCCGCCGACGAGGCGCTCGGCGACAGCAGGCTGACCGTCGGGCAGGACGTGGCTCCGGAGCGCGTGGCGGTGGTCGTCTCCACCGGCGCGGGCGGCCTGTCGACCTACGAGGAGCAGGCCGTCGCCCGCGCCGCCCGCGGCCGGGCCGCGGTCAGTCCGTACCTGCTCCCCGGGATGCTGCCCAACATGGCGGCGGCCCGTATCGCCATCCGGCACGGCATCCGCGGACTGAGCAGCTCCATCGCGACCGCCTGCGCGGCGGGGGCGATGTCGGTGGCCGAGGGGCTGCGGCTGATCCGCGAGGGCACCGCGGACGTCGTGGTCTGCGGGGGCACCGACACCGCGCTCGCCCCGTCCGTGGCCACGTCCTTCGCCGGGGCCCGCGCACTGGCCCGGGCCGGTACAGGTGATCCGGCGGCGGCCAGCCGCCCCTTCGACCTGGACCGCGGCGGTTTCGTCCTGGCCGAGGGCGCCGGGATCCTCGTCCTGGAGCGGGCCGCCCACGCCCGCGCACGCTCGGCGAGGTCCTACGGCCGGGTCCTGGGCTGGGGCGCGACCAGCGACGCCCACCACCCCACCTCGCCGCGTCCCGACGGTTCGGGAGCGGCGGCCGCCGTGCGCCTGGCGCTGACGGACGCGGGGCTGGCGCCCCGGGACATCGGCTACGTCAACGCCCACGGAACCGGCACCAAGGTCGGCGACCTGGCCGAGGCCCACGCCATCCGCTCGGTCTTCGGCGACGACGGGCCGCCGGTCAGCTCGGTCAAGGGCGCCATCGGCCATCTCCTGGGCGCGGCGGGTGCGGTGGAGGCGGCGGCGACCGTACTGGCCCTGCACCACGGCAGCCTCCCGGCGACGGCCAACCTCGACCGGCCCGACCCGCAGTGCGCGCTCGACCACGTCCGCGGGGCACCGCGGGCGGCGACGCCGGAGGCGGCCGTGTCCAACTCGTTCGCCTTCGGCGGGCACAACGTGAGCCTCGTGTTCGGCAGGTCCGAGGGAGCCGGCTGA
- a CDS encoding ABC transporter substrate-binding protein: MNTSAPARAAERSGGSSVRIGALVPLTRPGWVEAGRHLLAGLELAVHEVNDASGILGQPLELLVRDTAADPRRAEAAVDELAALGVAALAGEYHSVVARAAAARADALGLPFLCSSAVLDELTEQPTQWVARLAPAQSHGWRIYAEFLLGAGHSRIAVATQPSVYWASGARTLRDHLAPRGGAVVDLDMSALTPAALCDELVGHRATALLLLVGHPEPAVPVVTSVRGDERLAGILIGAPAGQPEFAEWAASLGGDGTAVPFLRYLPEHLGPLGARVGTALRDRLGEAPSFVAFEGYDTIAVLADVLRTQGEDRASTAESWPRVAVEGTRGRIRFSRTPGISVWQWAWPPVQVVDRDPAEPGRFRILHTG; the protein is encoded by the coding sequence ATGAACACCTCAGCACCGGCACGCGCGGCGGAGCGGAGCGGCGGATCGTCCGTCCGGATCGGCGCTCTCGTTCCGCTGACCCGGCCCGGCTGGGTCGAGGCGGGCCGGCACCTGCTCGCCGGACTCGAGCTGGCCGTTCACGAAGTCAATGACGCCAGCGGGATCCTCGGACAACCGCTCGAGCTGCTCGTCCGGGACACCGCGGCCGATCCGCGGCGGGCCGAGGCGGCCGTGGACGAACTGGCCGCCCTGGGCGTGGCCGCCCTGGCGGGGGAGTACCACAGCGTCGTCGCCCGAGCCGCCGCCGCCAGGGCCGACGCCCTCGGCCTGCCGTTCCTCTGTTCGTCGGCGGTTCTCGACGAGCTCACCGAACAGCCCACGCAATGGGTGGCGCGCCTCGCCCCGGCGCAGTCCCACGGCTGGCGGATCTACGCGGAATTCCTCCTCGGCGCGGGCCACAGCCGCATCGCCGTAGCCACCCAGCCGAGCGTCTACTGGGCATCCGGAGCCCGCACCCTGCGGGACCACCTCGCACCGCGCGGCGGCGCCGTCGTCGACCTCGACATGAGCGCCCTCACCCCCGCGGCCCTGTGCGACGAACTCGTCGGCCACCGGGCAACGGCCCTCCTCCTCCTGGTCGGTCACCCGGAGCCGGCCGTACCGGTCGTCACGTCCGTCCGCGGCGACGAGCGCCTCGCCGGGATCCTGATCGGTGCGCCGGCCGGTCAGCCGGAGTTCGCGGAATGGGCGGCATCGCTGGGCGGCGACGGCACCGCGGTCCCCTTCCTGCGGTACCTGCCCGAGCACCTCGGCCCACTCGGTGCGCGCGTCGGGACGGCCCTGCGCGACCGGCTGGGCGAAGCACCCTCCTTCGTCGCCTTCGAGGGCTACGACACGATCGCGGTCCTCGCCGACGTGCTGCGCACCCAGGGCGAGGACCGGGCGAGCACGGCCGAATCCTGGCCGCGCGTCGCGGTCGAAGGCACCCGCGGGCGGATCCGGTTCTCCCGCACGCCGGGCATCAGCGTCTGGCAATGGGCGTGGCCGCCGGTCCAGGTCGTCGACCGGGATCCGGCGGAACCCGGTCGCTTCCGGATCCTGCACACCGGCTGA
- a CDS encoding MBL fold metallo-hydrolase — MESNGSKQNIIFGDVEVIRVLEWQGAFVPARGLVPDSGAELWKSNEEWLAPDHWDSDTDNAVVTLQSWVLRSGGRTVLVDTGVGNGRERPGSPQFHHWQGDFLGALARAGVRPEDVDVVVNTHIHGDHVGWNTVGAEGGWEPTFPNAQYLIPAADDFHFGPDNGYGNGRRVDDRLIYEDSIAPVHRSGQAVLWDGTHRIDEHLTLESAPGHTPGSSVLRLASGGDRAVFVGDLLHSPVQILTPSCNSCFCMDAGQAVASRRRILERAAQERELVVPAHFGGAGAVEVRQEGGEFTLGPWAAYGKE; from the coding sequence ATGGAGAGCAACGGAAGCAAGCAGAACATCATCTTCGGCGACGTGGAGGTCATCCGGGTCCTCGAGTGGCAAGGGGCGTTCGTGCCCGCACGCGGCCTGGTTCCGGATTCCGGCGCCGAGTTGTGGAAGAGCAACGAGGAATGGCTGGCGCCCGATCACTGGGATTCGGACACCGACAATGCGGTGGTGACGCTGCAGAGCTGGGTGCTGCGCAGCGGCGGACGGACGGTCCTGGTCGACACCGGCGTGGGCAACGGGCGGGAACGGCCCGGTTCGCCGCAGTTCCACCACTGGCAGGGCGATTTCCTGGGCGCGCTCGCCCGGGCCGGTGTCCGGCCCGAGGACGTCGACGTCGTCGTCAACACCCACATACACGGTGATCACGTCGGGTGGAACACGGTTGGTGCGGAGGGAGGTTGGGAGCCGACGTTCCCCAACGCCCAGTACCTCATCCCGGCCGCGGACGACTTCCACTTCGGCCCGGACAACGGGTACGGGAACGGCCGCAGGGTGGACGACCGGCTGATCTACGAGGACAGCATCGCGCCCGTCCACCGGTCCGGGCAGGCCGTCCTGTGGGACGGCACCCACCGCATCGACGAACACCTCACCCTGGAATCCGCGCCCGGCCACACGCCCGGCTCGTCCGTACTGCGGCTCGCTTCCGGAGGCGACCGGGCGGTCTTCGTCGGGGATCTCCTGCACAGCCCGGTCCAGATCCTCACGCCCTCCTGCAACAGCTGCTTCTGCATGGACGCCGGCCAGGCGGTGGCCAGCCGCCGCCGGATCCTCGAACGGGCCGCGCAGGAGCGGGAGCTGGTCGTCCCCGCGCACTTCGGCGGAGCGGGCGCCGTGGAAGTGCGGCAGGAGGGCGGCGAGTTCACCCTCGGACCGTGGGCGGCCTACGGCAAGGAGTAG
- a CDS encoding aminotransferase class IV — MSTPTAQGGGERLFALTPSGDLRETPVTGPRQPLLAADSWLVTDGRVRALDRHRDRFTTTCAQSADLPEGLLDAFWSGMEDLLPRGAGHWFPRVELEAAPPSAPPDTILPGGRRLLYRLRPAPARGTSARVWGLAVSDPRREPRRKGPDLDALAAVRARAAAADADEALLVTADGVVLEAANSSLLWWEEDTLCHPAAALPVLPGVTASLLLDRAASTGVSVRSCRRRLSALAGREVWVVNALHGLRPVTAWTGGSLPVATPVRAASWQAWLDGLPTPLPGGRVHRHGP, encoded by the coding sequence TTGAGCACACCGACCGCACAGGGCGGTGGCGAGCGCCTCTTCGCCCTCACTCCTTCCGGCGATCTGCGCGAAACCCCCGTCACGGGGCCCCGGCAGCCGCTCCTCGCCGCCGATTCCTGGCTCGTCACCGACGGCCGGGTACGTGCCCTGGACCGCCACCGGGACCGCTTCACCACCACCTGCGCCCAGAGCGCGGACCTCCCCGAGGGACTCCTGGACGCCTTCTGGAGCGGCATGGAGGACCTGCTGCCCCGGGGGGCGGGCCACTGGTTCCCGCGGGTCGAACTCGAAGCGGCGCCCCCGTCCGCGCCCCCGGACACGATCCTGCCCGGCGGCCGCCGGCTCCTCTACCGCCTGCGCCCCGCCCCCGCACGCGGCACGTCCGCCCGGGTCTGGGGCCTGGCCGTCAGCGACCCGCGCCGCGAACCCCGCCGCAAGGGGCCCGACCTGGACGCCCTGGCCGCCGTCCGCGCCAGGGCGGCGGCCGCGGACGCCGACGAAGCGCTCCTCGTCACCGCGGACGGCGTCGTGCTCGAGGCCGCCAACTCCTCCCTCCTGTGGTGGGAGGAGGACACCCTGTGCCATCCGGCCGCGGCCCTGCCCGTGCTGCCCGGCGTCACCGCCTCGCTCCTCCTGGACCGCGCCGCGAGCACGGGCGTGAGCGTACGGTCCTGCCGGCGCCGGCTGTCCGCCCTGGCCGGACGGGAGGTCTGGGTGGTCAACGCCCTGCACGGACTGCGCCCCGTCACCGCCTGGACGGGCGGCTCGCTGCCGGTGGCCACCCCGGTCAGGGCCGCCTCCTGGCAGGCATGGCTGGACGGGCTCCCGACCCCCCTGCCGGGCGGACGGGTGCACCGGCACGGACCGTAA
- a CDS encoding class I adenylate-forming enzyme family protein has translation MSRDFGGLRSGITEPEHDGGTWVDDLLLHDGIEDSARAVDIGERLDRGALRRAVRTRHAELTAAGLHRGGSVALQLPPSLALLTDLLAAWRAGAQVILLDHRLTGHESERALERVAPQFVIRPTAPVPGGALRGFHELDARMEPCPGGRPATTGHALVQLSSGSTGPSKVIGRTAEDLAAEVVRYTGIPGMPRQGMRIVVLNSLVHAMGLMAGLLHSLHAGVEIVLPRRLTAGSVLDAVAARSAPTLITGVPFHARLLASVSAPPPLPHLLGAVSAGEPVRPGVAEAFAERYRVPLGEVYGMTETGVIAADLSGANRPATGWAAPGIEVTVVDGELLVRRPVSPYVGLADPERWRDGWLRTRDAGAIDPATGLISILGRLDSQVSVGGLKVDLTEVEWTLAELPGVREAVVVHDGSIEAYAVLDPEVTARGVEGLLAERVAGFKLPRHIHVVAALPRTTTGKPVRDPAALRAAVKDPV, from the coding sequence GTGAGCAGAGATTTCGGAGGTCTGCGGTCCGGGATAACCGAGCCGGAACACGACGGCGGCACCTGGGTCGACGATCTGCTCCTGCACGACGGCATCGAGGACAGCGCCCGGGCGGTGGACATCGGGGAGCGGCTGGACCGCGGCGCCCTGCGCCGCGCGGTCCGGACCCGGCACGCGGAACTGACCGCGGCCGGACTGCACCGCGGCGGTTCGGTCGCACTCCAACTGCCTCCGTCGCTCGCACTGCTCACCGATCTGCTCGCCGCGTGGCGGGCCGGGGCCCAGGTGATCCTGCTGGACCACCGGCTGACCGGGCACGAGAGCGAGCGGGCCCTCGAGCGGGTCGCCCCGCAGTTCGTCATCCGTCCCACCGCTCCCGTACCGGGCGGGGCCCTGCGCGGCTTCCATGAACTGGACGCCCGCATGGAGCCGTGTCCCGGGGGCCGTCCGGCGACCACCGGCCACGCTCTCGTCCAGCTCAGCTCCGGTTCGACCGGTCCCTCCAAGGTGATCGGACGCACCGCCGAGGACCTCGCGGCCGAGGTCGTCCGGTACACCGGGATCCCCGGCATGCCCCGGCAGGGGATGCGCATCGTGGTCCTCAACTCCCTCGTCCACGCGATGGGGTTGATGGCGGGCTTGCTGCACAGTCTGCACGCGGGCGTCGAGATCGTGCTGCCGCGGCGGCTGACCGCCGGTTCGGTCCTCGACGCCGTGGCCGCGCGGAGCGCACCGACCCTGATCACGGGCGTACCGTTCCACGCGCGGCTGCTGGCCTCGGTCTCCGCTCCCCCGCCGCTGCCGCACCTGCTCGGGGCGGTCTCGGCCGGCGAACCGGTCCGTCCGGGGGTCGCCGAGGCGTTCGCCGAGCGTTACCGGGTACCGCTGGGCGAGGTGTACGGCATGACGGAGACCGGTGTCATCGCGGCCGATCTGTCCGGGGCCAACCGTCCGGCCACGGGCTGGGCGGCGCCGGGCATCGAGGTGACGGTCGTGGACGGCGAGCTGCTGGTGCGCCGGCCGGTCAGCCCCTACGTCGGGCTCGCCGATCCGGAGCGCTGGCGGGACGGCTGGCTGCGCACCCGCGATGCCGGGGCGATCGATCCGGCGACCGGCCTGATCAGCATCCTGGGGCGGCTGGACTCCCAGGTGTCGGTGGGCGGCCTGAAGGTCGACCTCACCGAGGTCGAGTGGACCCTGGCCGAACTGCCCGGCGTGCGTGAGGCCGTGGTCGTGCACGACGGATCCATCGAGGCCTACGCGGTCCTCGACCCGGAGGTCACCGCACGGGGTGTGGAGGGCCTGCTCGCCGAGCGGGTGGCCGGCTTCAAGCTGCCGCGGCACATCCACGTCGTGGCGGCCCTGCCGCGCACCACGACGGGCAAGCCGGTGCGCGATCCGGCCGCCCTACGGGCCGCCGTGAAGGATCCGGTGTGA
- a CDS encoding acyl carrier protein, producing the protein MSSPVRAFVVNTLEIMNLDTADVTDDTLIGDGGLELESLTTAELVMQVEEEYGVKFSDEDVEAMQTMTFGAFVAEVEQRRAPVSAEAGSV; encoded by the coding sequence ATGAGCAGCCCTGTGCGCGCATTCGTAGTGAACACCCTCGAGATCATGAACCTCGACACGGCCGACGTGACGGACGACACCTTGATCGGCGACGGCGGCCTGGAGCTGGAGTCGCTGACCACCGCTGAGCTCGTCATGCAGGTCGAGGAGGAGTACGGGGTCAAGTTCTCCGACGAGGACGTGGAGGCGATGCAGACCATGACCTTCGGCGCCTTCGTCGCCGAGGTCGAGCAGCGCCGGGCGCCCGTCTCGGCCGAAGCGGGCTCCGTATGA
- the pabB gene encoding aminodeoxychorismate synthase component I, giving the protein MRTLLVDNYDSFTFNLFHLLAEANGQEPVVIRNDEPGWNAGQLKGFDNVVLSPGPGTPERPEDFGICREIVEAADRPVLGVCLGHQGIAHLSGASVRRAPEPRHGRVSPVEHTGTDLFAEIPSPFDVVRYHSLTVADLPEDLVEATAWAPGGILMGLRHRQRPLWGVQFHPESISSEYGLQIMRNFRDLTARWQEDHPAAQALAPDVPATTVAHPVPGRHLRVLTERLRTDWDAEIVFDELLRGGNHAFWLDSSRSDGATGRFSIMGDASGDLARVATADVTAGTVTVVSERDGVRSAEIALSPFFDWIDEDLKSLRVDLPDRSENPCNFALGWVGYLGYELKAQCGAGPVVHRSQEPDATMVFAARALAFDHLTGTTHLLALAPADPAADADALALDASARDWLRTTAGRLRDLAGRKADTEVPAQPVDAGDLSLRHDRGAYLERIRRSQEDIAAGETYEVCLTNELHSEAKVDPWEGYRFLRRTSPAPFASLLLFEDLAVLSTSPERFLRVTADGLAESKPIKGTRPRGATPQEDEALRTDLRTNEKDRSENLMIVDLVRNDLGRCAEIGSVHVPKLFDVETFATVHQLVSTVRARLRPGVSAVECVRTAFPGGSMTGAPKIRTMQIIDELEEGPRGVYSGAIGYFSLCGGADLSIVIRTAVVTPQGVRYGVGGAIVALSDPDEEYAETITKTTPLLRLLDTPFPGEPAHTAPVAAVPGAAAAPFSAPVPAPVPAPTPEPQASR; this is encoded by the coding sequence ATGCGCACTCTCCTGGTGGATAATTACGACTCCTTCACCTTCAATCTCTTCCACCTCTTGGCGGAGGCGAACGGGCAGGAACCTGTCGTCATCCGCAATGATGAGCCGGGCTGGAACGCCGGCCAGCTGAAGGGGTTCGACAACGTCGTCCTGTCTCCCGGACCCGGAACGCCCGAACGCCCCGAGGACTTCGGGATCTGCCGCGAGATCGTCGAAGCCGCCGACCGCCCCGTCCTGGGCGTGTGCCTCGGCCATCAGGGGATCGCCCACCTCAGCGGCGCCTCCGTGCGCCGCGCCCCCGAGCCCCGGCACGGACGCGTCTCCCCGGTGGAGCACACCGGCACCGACCTCTTCGCCGAGATCCCCTCACCCTTCGACGTCGTGCGCTACCACTCCCTGACCGTGGCCGACCTTCCCGAGGACCTCGTCGAAGCGACCGCCTGGGCACCCGGCGGCATCCTCATGGGCCTGCGCCACCGCCAACGTCCCCTGTGGGGCGTCCAGTTCCACCCCGAATCCATCAGCAGCGAGTACGGGCTGCAGATCATGCGCAACTTCCGCGACCTCACGGCCCGCTGGCAGGAGGACCACCCCGCCGCCCAGGCCCTCGCGCCCGACGTCCCCGCCACCACGGTCGCCCACCCCGTGCCCGGCCGGCACCTGCGGGTTCTCACCGAACGGCTGCGGACCGACTGGGACGCCGAGATCGTCTTCGACGAACTGCTGCGCGGCGGGAACCACGCGTTCTGGCTCGACAGCAGCCGCAGCGACGGCGCCACGGGCCGGTTCTCGATCATGGGGGACGCCTCCGGCGACCTGGCTCGCGTGGCCACGGCCGACGTGACGGCCGGCACGGTCACCGTCGTGTCCGAGCGGGACGGCGTCCGCAGCGCGGAGATCGCCCTGAGCCCGTTCTTCGACTGGATCGACGAGGACCTGAAGTCCCTGCGGGTGGACCTGCCCGACCGGTCCGAGAACCCCTGCAACTTCGCCCTCGGCTGGGTGGGGTACCTGGGGTACGAGCTCAAGGCGCAGTGCGGAGCGGGACCGGTCGTCCACCGCTCGCAGGAGCCCGACGCCACGATGGTGTTCGCCGCCCGCGCCCTGGCCTTCGACCACCTGACCGGCACCACGCACCTCCTCGCCCTGGCCCCCGCGGACCCCGCCGCCGACGCCGACGCCCTCGCCCTGGACGCGTCCGCCCGCGACTGGCTGCGCACCACCGCCGGGCGGCTGCGCGACCTCGCGGGGAGGAAGGCGGACACCGAAGTGCCCGCGCAGCCCGTGGACGCCGGGGACCTGAGCCTGCGACACGACCGGGGCGCCTACCTGGAGCGGATCCGGCGCAGCCAGGAGGACATCGCGGCCGGCGAGACGTACGAGGTCTGCCTCACCAACGAGCTCCACAGCGAGGCGAAGGTGGACCCCTGGGAGGGCTACCGATTCCTGCGCCGGACCAGCCCGGCCCCGTTCGCCTCGCTGCTCCTCTTCGAGGACCTGGCCGTCCTCAGCACCTCGCCGGAGCGGTTCCTGCGCGTCACCGCCGACGGGCTGGCCGAGTCCAAGCCGATCAAGGGCACCCGGCCGCGCGGCGCCACCCCGCAGGAGGACGAGGCGCTGCGGACCGATCTGCGGACCAACGAGAAGGACCGCTCCGAGAACCTGATGATCGTCGATCTGGTCCGCAACGACCTCGGCCGGTGCGCGGAGATCGGCTCGGTCCACGTACCGAAGCTGTTCGACGTGGAGACCTTCGCCACGGTCCACCAGCTCGTCAGCACCGTACGGGCCCGGTTGCGCCCTGGCGTGAGCGCCGTGGAGTGCGTGCGCACCGCGTTCCCGGGCGGTTCGATGACGGGAGCCCCCAAGATCCGTACGATGCAGATCATCGACGAACTGGAGGAGGGCCCGCGCGGCGTCTACTCCGGAGCCATCGGCTACTTCTCCCTGTGCGGCGGCGCCGACCTCAGCATCGTCATCCGCACCGCGGTCGTGACCCCGCAGGGCGTCCGCTACGGAGTCGGGGGCGCCATCGTCGCCCTCTCCGACCCCGACGAGGAGTACGCGGAGACCATCACCAAGACCACCCCGCTGCTCAGGCTCCTCGACACCCCCTTCCCCGGCGAACCCGCCCACACCGCCCCGGTGGCGGCCGTGCCGGGAGCCGCCGCAGCCCCGTTCTCCGCCCCGGTCCCCGCCCCGGTCCCCGCCCCGACTCCCGAACCCCAGGCCTCCCGTTGA
- a CDS encoding 4'-phosphopantetheinyl transferase family protein → MSGVEVWFAVPVGDQRRHAKALLRRAAAAVLGTGVDDLELAREPGGRPYVLSRPVSGTRGPGSVRRLNVSVSHTRGLTAVAVCTGGEIGVDVEPARELPAVALARRWFTERDVRWIEGHDAALRARALLWVWTHKEALGKAHGTGLAGGGRLRPVPLPAGGLPPEPAGGPVTLRETFPGAGLTSAVPRGPEGYVLCVAGGPGTEGASVSVTRVDG, encoded by the coding sequence GTGTCCGGGGTCGAGGTGTGGTTCGCGGTTCCGGTCGGGGACCAGCGGCGGCACGCGAAGGCGCTGCTGCGGCGTGCCGCGGCCGCGGTCCTGGGGACCGGGGTCGATGACCTGGAACTGGCCCGGGAGCCGGGCGGCCGGCCGTACGTGCTGTCACGACCCGTCTCCGGGACCCGCGGGCCGGGCTCGGTGCGGCGGCTGAACGTGAGCGTGAGTCACACCCGCGGCCTGACGGCGGTCGCCGTCTGCACCGGCGGAGAGATCGGCGTGGACGTGGAACCGGCCCGCGAGCTCCCGGCGGTCGCCCTGGCCCGCCGCTGGTTCACCGAGCGCGACGTGCGCTGGATCGAGGGCCACGACGCCGCCCTGCGGGCCCGCGCCCTGCTGTGGGTGTGGACCCACAAGGAGGCGCTGGGCAAGGCGCACGGCACCGGACTGGCCGGCGGAGGCCGCCTGCGCCCGGTACCGCTGCCCGCCGGCGGCCTGCCGCCGGAGCCGGCCGGGGGACCGGTGACCCTGCGGGAGACCTTCCCCGGTGCGGGCCTGACCAGCGCCGTACCGCGTGGGCCCGAGGGCTACGTGCTCTGCGTGGCAGGCGGTCCGGGAACCGAAGGCGCGTCCGTGTCCGTGACCCGCGTGGACGGCTGA
- a CDS encoding acyl carrier protein translates to MSGRAPAPGREEVIALLAEHHACAPSAVGERIDSLELAWLVHVLEERHGILIDLDEELEAMDTVDGAVTVLAGVLPAPGAPDTADAVGGRAS, encoded by the coding sequence ATGAGCGGCCGGGCCCCGGCCCCCGGCCGCGAGGAGGTGATCGCCCTGCTGGCCGAGCACCACGCGTGTGCTCCCTCCGCCGTGGGCGAGCGGATCGACTCCCTGGAGCTGGCGTGGCTGGTGCACGTCCTGGAGGAGCGCCACGGCATCCTGATCGACCTCGACGAGGAGCTGGAGGCCATGGACACGGTCGACGGCGCCGTGACCGTACTTGCCGGCGTCCTGCCCGCACCGGGCGCACCGGACACGGCTGACGCGGTGGGCGGGAGGGCCTCATGA
- a CDS encoding beta-ketoacyl-[acyl-carrier-protein] synthase family protein, producing MTGRDAEGLDVVVTGLGVTSAFGRGTETLRQALATSRPAFGPVGRFAADRYRTGTAAVLPGSPDLDEELHRVVAEALDQAGLTPRERAQAPLLLGRHADPAVARRPLAAQGKTAVSDTAAELVAACGLREAARTYTNACVAASTALFEAASRIRTGRETRIVVCAGYLVDEDNFALFSAGRALAPDGVLRPFSADRRGLLLGDGVGAVVLESSAAAAARGARPLAVLSGWGMAGDAYHVCQPHPEGLGMARAIGSALAKAGLTATDIGYVNAHGTGTPHNDAAESAALHRALGEWAAGTPVSSTKSLHGHCLEASGMLELAVSLLALRHGELPVNAGYLGPDDACRLDLVLGEPRKADVRHVLSLNAAFGGANTALVVSTP from the coding sequence ATGACGGGGCGCGACGCGGAGGGCCTCGACGTCGTCGTCACCGGGCTCGGCGTCACCAGTGCCTTCGGCCGCGGCACGGAGACCCTCAGGCAGGCGCTGGCCACCTCCCGGCCGGCATTCGGCCCGGTCGGGCGTTTCGCGGCGGACCGCTACCGCACGGGCACCGCCGCCGTCCTGCCGGGCTCCCCCGATCTGGACGAGGAACTGCACCGGGTCGTGGCCGAGGCCCTGGACCAGGCCGGCCTGACGCCGCGGGAGCGGGCGCAGGCCCCCCTGCTGCTCGGCCGGCACGCCGACCCCGCCGTCGCGCGCCGGCCGCTGGCCGCCCAGGGCAAGACGGCCGTCTCGGACACCGCTGCCGAGCTGGTGGCCGCCTGCGGGCTGCGCGAAGCGGCCCGGACCTACACCAACGCGTGCGTCGCCGCCAGCACCGCGCTCTTCGAGGCGGCGTCACGGATCCGCACCGGCCGGGAGACCCGGATCGTGGTCTGCGCCGGGTACCTCGTCGACGAGGACAACTTCGCCCTGTTCTCCGCGGGGCGGGCGCTCGCCCCGGACGGCGTCCTGCGGCCCTTCAGCGCCGACCGGCGCGGGCTGCTGCTCGGCGACGGGGTCGGCGCGGTGGTCCTGGAGTCCTCGGCGGCCGCTGCCGCACGCGGGGCCCGGCCGTTGGCCGTGCTGTCGGGCTGGGGCATGGCCGGCGACGCCTACCACGTGTGCCAGCCGCACCCCGAGGGCCTGGGCATGGCCAGGGCCATCGGCTCGGCGCTGGCCAAGGCCGGGCTGACAGCCACGGACATCGGCTACGTCAACGCCCACGGCACCGGCACGCCCCACAACGACGCCGCCGAGAGCGCCGCCCTGCACCGGGCCCTCGGCGAATGGGCCGCCGGCACTCCGGTCAGCTCCACGAAGTCCCTGCACGGGCACTGTCTGGAGGCCTCCGGGATGCTCGAACTCGCCGTGAGCCTGCTGGCGCTGCGGCACGGGGAACTCCCCGTGAACGCCGGCTACCTGGGCCCCGACGACGCGTGCCGCCTGGACCTCGTCCTCGGCGAGCCCCGCAAGGCCGACGTCCGGCACGTCCTCAGTCTCAACGCCGCCTTCGGCGGAGCCAACACCGCATTGGTGGTGAGTACGCCATGA